A region from the Salicibibacter cibarius genome encodes:
- a CDS encoding transglycosylase domain-containing protein, protein MKRFNKSIYITIVVILSTLVIAVGSYALALIAGSILVDEDKLDFPETTSLVDDNGEELGRLFTEDREKISINEVPEHVREAFLAVEDHRFYEHQGIDFWAIGRALYRDILAGAKVEGGSTLTQQLAKNVFLDQDQTWMRKTKEVLISMNLERKYSKEAILEMYLNQIYYGHGTHGLSRAAETYFDKPVSDLNVAEGAMLAAIPKAPYHYSPASDVEEAEVRRNTVLALMEQHGFIDENEQQVAEGEPISPDLHDKPEMDESLYSYVDMVIEEGRDRFDLSENELITGGYTIQLPIDAEMQKASHEVIQDQDHFPGDDENVQASFALLDNSTGAVQAIHGGRDYVRKGLNRALVPRQPGSAFKPISVFAPALNSGDYKPYSMLQDEEIVYEDYDDYAPQNITGEYSGSMTMRDAIVQSANAPAVWLLDQMGVEEGKEWAEQAVHPFDDEGLSVALGGLSEGVSPLDMAEAYTTFSNNGVKTEPYFISKIDDNDGREVFVHDTQNERLLSEQDAWYMTRMLEDVVSEGTAQSGETDHALAGKTGTTGFAEIEGANRDAWFVGYTPEYTGALWMGHDETTEEHYLEGGSSYPTAMFKSILNHETVDQEAVAFRKPDGVEDLEPPVQLASVDDLTAGLTLQGEGFLNVELQWTEAEDERLVYNIYEVDDGEQNKVGEVEGEGSYTVSGANMFSLNEYMVVPYNPQTGQEGEPSNVADVHLASWF, encoded by the coding sequence ATGAAACGGTTTAATAAAAGCATCTATATTACGATCGTTGTTATTCTTTCCACGCTTGTTATTGCGGTAGGCAGCTACGCGTTGGCGCTGATTGCTGGCAGTATATTAGTGGATGAAGACAAGCTCGACTTCCCCGAGACGACATCTTTGGTCGATGATAACGGCGAGGAGTTAGGCCGCTTATTTACCGAAGACCGTGAAAAAATATCTATTAATGAAGTGCCTGAACATGTCCGGGAAGCGTTTCTTGCTGTCGAAGACCATCGCTTTTACGAACATCAAGGCATTGATTTTTGGGCGATTGGGCGTGCACTTTATCGAGATATACTTGCCGGAGCAAAAGTAGAAGGGGGCAGCACGCTTACCCAACAACTGGCAAAGAATGTTTTTCTGGATCAAGATCAAACGTGGATGCGCAAAACAAAAGAAGTGTTGATCAGCATGAATCTGGAAAGAAAATATAGCAAGGAAGCGATCCTTGAAATGTATTTAAATCAAATTTATTACGGCCACGGAACGCATGGACTTTCGCGTGCGGCTGAAACATATTTTGACAAACCGGTAAGCGACTTGAATGTGGCAGAAGGAGCAATGCTTGCTGCGATTCCTAAAGCGCCGTACCACTATTCCCCGGCCTCTGATGTGGAAGAAGCGGAGGTGCGCCGCAATACCGTCCTCGCGTTGATGGAGCAACATGGATTTATTGATGAAAACGAGCAACAAGTTGCAGAGGGAGAGCCGATTTCTCCGGATTTACATGACAAACCGGAAATGGACGAATCCCTTTATTCCTATGTTGATATGGTTATCGAGGAAGGGCGTGACCGCTTCGATCTCAGCGAAAACGAATTGATCACCGGCGGGTATACCATTCAACTTCCGATTGATGCCGAAATGCAAAAAGCTTCCCATGAAGTGATCCAAGATCAAGATCATTTCCCGGGTGACGATGAAAATGTCCAAGCTTCCTTTGCTTTGCTCGACAATTCAACCGGTGCAGTGCAAGCGATTCACGGCGGCAGGGACTATGTGCGGAAAGGATTAAATCGAGCCCTCGTCCCACGGCAACCCGGGTCTGCATTCAAACCGATTTCCGTCTTCGCACCTGCGCTTAATTCAGGCGATTACAAACCATATTCGATGTTGCAGGACGAAGAGATCGTCTATGAAGATTATGATGATTACGCGCCGCAAAATATAACCGGTGAATACAGCGGGTCAATGACGATGAGGGACGCCATTGTGCAGTCGGCGAATGCACCTGCCGTCTGGTTGCTTGATCAGATGGGGGTTGAGGAAGGAAAAGAATGGGCGGAACAAGCGGTGCACCCATTTGATGATGAGGGTTTATCCGTTGCATTGGGAGGGCTTTCCGAAGGCGTATCCCCGTTGGACATGGCAGAAGCATATACAACCTTTTCCAACAATGGCGTGAAAACCGAGCCTTATTTTATCTCAAAAATTGACGATAACGACGGCAGAGAAGTATTTGTTCATGATACCCAAAACGAGCGATTGCTGAGCGAACAAGATGCTTGGTATATGACACGGATGTTGGAAGATGTCGTCAGTGAAGGTACCGCCCAGAGTGGGGAAACGGACCATGCACTGGCGGGGAAAACAGGAACAACCGGATTTGCGGAAATCGAAGGGGCTAATCGCGATGCCTGGTTCGTCGGCTATACGCCTGAGTATACAGGCGCTCTTTGGATGGGACATGATGAAACGACGGAAGAGCACTATTTAGAAGGCGGAAGTTCCTATCCGACGGCGATGTTCAAGTCGATTTTGAATCACGAGACCGTGGATCAAGAAGCGGTTGCATTCAGAAAACCCGATGGCGTTGAAGATTTGGAACCTCCGGTCCAGTTGGCGTCCGTTGATGACCTTACGGCAGGGTTGACTTTGCAGGGAGAAGGGTTCCTGAATGTTGAATTGCAGTGGACGGAAGCCGAAGACGAGCGACTCGTGTATAACATTTATGAAGTGGACGATGGAGAGCAAAATAAAGTCGGTGAAGTGGAAGGAGAAGGCTCGTACACCGTGAGCGGTGCAAACATGTTCTCGTTGAACGAATATATGGTTGTTCCATATAATCCTCAGACCGGCCAAGAAGGTGAACCATCGAATGTCGCGGACGTTCACCTTGCTTCGTGGTTCTAA
- a CDS encoding MBL fold metallo-hydrolase translates to MNEQEQVNYGPSGVKLPMTSKNDGLLEQVTTDVHCLTIKIVNVCFIGDVTSNWVLVDTGMPNCKEDLITALHNEFGQFKPPQAIILTHGHFDHVGAAADLVDEWKVPVYAHAKELPFLTGEKDYPEPDTSVEGGFVAKSSKAFPNEAIQLGSAVQPLPEQGRVPYLSEWQWEHTPGHAPGQIALFRERDRLLVSGDAVITVKQDELNKVYNQTQELQGPPRYLTTDWDAAKKSAEKLYNLNPEIIVPGHGVPMFGQALHSQFESLIQDFDQVAVPDKGKYLH, encoded by the coding sequence ATGAACGAACAGGAACAAGTAAATTATGGACCCTCCGGCGTTAAGCTCCCGATGACGTCGAAAAACGATGGACTTTTGGAACAAGTGACTACGGATGTGCACTGCCTTACGATAAAAATCGTAAACGTCTGTTTCATTGGAGATGTAACTAGCAACTGGGTGTTGGTGGATACGGGTATGCCGAATTGCAAAGAGGATTTGATTACCGCTTTGCACAATGAATTCGGTCAATTTAAACCTCCTCAGGCGATTATTCTCACGCATGGGCATTTCGATCATGTCGGTGCAGCCGCTGACCTAGTGGATGAATGGAAGGTGCCGGTTTATGCGCATGCCAAGGAGTTGCCTTTTTTAACAGGGGAAAAAGATTATCCCGAGCCCGATACGAGTGTCGAAGGGGGGTTCGTTGCCAAATCATCGAAAGCTTTTCCGAATGAAGCGATTCAGTTGGGAAGCGCCGTGCAACCGCTCCCCGAACAAGGGAGAGTGCCTTATTTGAGTGAATGGCAATGGGAGCATACCCCCGGTCATGCGCCGGGTCAAATCGCGCTTTTTCGGGAAAGAGACCGTCTGCTTGTCTCGGGAGACGCTGTTATCACGGTCAAGCAAGACGAATTGAACAAAGTGTATAATCAGACACAGGAACTTCAAGGACCGCCGAGATATCTTACAACTGACTGGGATGCGGCGAAAAAATCGGCAGAAAAGCTATATAATCTTAATCCGGAGATAATTGTTCCCGGTCACGGTGTTCCCATGTTCGGTCAAGCGTTGCACTCTCAATTCGAGTCGCTGATCCAAGATTTTGATCAAGTAGCCGTCCCTGATAAAGGGAAATATCTTCATTAA
- a CDS encoding methyl-accepting chemotaxis protein, translating into MKFYQPARIRTKLLSILLATTLCFVSGFVFIFFQITAINDRVEEMDEWRSYVIDAKDASHTFQEKYIFISDLQFQDDADFDYYETLNARMDEHMENLEKGANTEYSSEELHQLNIQNELFDSRVSHFIDLQMSPDETTMGDLEFLTSNINERSEKLQSYFTDNLEEANEAAQEMMFHAVISSIVAAGAAVIIGVTIFVIFAGRMQKRIQRIARRTKQVSAGQLNVEPLPVEGRDELASLSGEINAMTENLGNMVKGVSSASQTVAASSEELVASAEEVNAGSQEVAGSVQEITEMQVGLDQSIRDSRETFQSMEQELSRVYTAVQEIVTESNRSNDQAADGLKRLKEALESMQNIRIQNEANAHAIESLGEASQDIEDVITLIKDISGQTNLLALNANIEAARAGEAGKGFAVVANEVRKLATESEEATQDISRTIEMMTENVEKSVEQSRQSTSLIAAGEKTIEEMYNAYQAILTSFTAVVQKAGTIDTLVKQVTEKSQSIVSHTEKVQKTSTHATDNSAAISAAIEEQVATMEFINQASQELAAVANELDGQISRFHI; encoded by the coding sequence GTGAAATTTTATCAACCTGCCCGCATTCGAACGAAACTATTGTCTATTTTACTTGCCACAACATTGTGTTTTGTAAGTGGTTTTGTTTTTATTTTTTTCCAAATAACAGCGATTAATGACCGAGTGGAAGAAATGGATGAATGGCGTTCTTATGTTATCGATGCGAAAGATGCTTCTCACACCTTTCAGGAAAAATACATATTTATCTCTGATCTACAGTTCCAAGATGACGCCGATTTTGACTACTACGAAACGTTAAATGCAAGAATGGACGAGCACATGGAAAATTTGGAGAAAGGGGCTAACACGGAATACAGTAGTGAAGAGCTGCATCAACTAAATATTCAAAACGAGTTGTTTGATTCCCGTGTCTCCCATTTTATTGATCTCCAGATGTCACCCGATGAAACGACTATGGGCGACTTGGAGTTTTTGACATCCAACATCAATGAACGCTCCGAGAAGCTGCAGTCCTATTTTACGGATAATCTGGAGGAAGCCAATGAGGCTGCGCAAGAAATGATGTTCCATGCTGTAATATCAAGCATCGTTGCCGCCGGGGCTGCGGTAATCATTGGTGTAACGATCTTCGTTATTTTCGCGGGCCGTATGCAAAAAAGGATTCAGCGCATCGCGAGAAGAACAAAACAGGTGAGTGCAGGGCAATTGAATGTTGAACCACTCCCTGTTGAAGGGCGTGATGAACTGGCTTCCCTATCGGGTGAGATAAATGCAATGACCGAGAACCTCGGGAATATGGTAAAGGGCGTATCATCAGCCTCACAAACGGTGGCTGCATCGAGTGAAGAGTTGGTCGCTTCAGCAGAAGAAGTAAACGCCGGCTCACAAGAAGTAGCCGGTTCCGTTCAAGAAATCACCGAGATGCAAGTCGGCCTTGATCAATCCATCCGTGATTCAAGGGAGACGTTTCAATCGATGGAACAGGAACTTTCTCGTGTGTATACTGCCGTACAGGAAATTGTTACTGAAAGTAATCGCTCAAACGATCAGGCTGCCGACGGCTTAAAAAGGTTAAAAGAAGCGTTGGAGAGTATGCAAAACATTCGTATTCAAAATGAAGCGAATGCTCATGCCATAGAGTCCCTCGGTGAGGCTTCCCAAGATATTGAAGATGTCATCACCCTTATTAAAGATATTTCCGGACAAACAAACTTGCTTGCACTGAATGCAAACATAGAAGCGGCACGTGCCGGAGAAGCAGGAAAAGGGTTCGCTGTCGTCGCGAATGAAGTGCGTAAACTGGCGACCGAAAGTGAAGAAGCGACCCAGGACATCTCCCGGACGATCGAAATGATGACCGAGAACGTTGAGAAGTCCGTGGAACAATCACGGCAAAGCACTTCACTTATTGCCGCCGGAGAAAAAACGATCGAGGAAATGTACAATGCCTATCAAGCCATTCTTACCTCTTTTACCGCCGTTGTCCAAAAGGCCGGCACCATTGATACGCTCGTCAAACAAGTGACTGAAAAAAGCCAATCGATCGTTAGCCATACCGAGAAAGTCCAAAAAACGTCCACCCATGCCACGGATAACAGCGCTGCGATTTCCGCTGCCATTGAAGAACAGGTGGCAACAATGGAATTCATCAACCAGGCATCCCAAGAGCTCGCAGCAGTGGCTAATGAATTGGACGGGCAAATCTCCCGGTTCCATATTTGA
- the hemE gene encoding uroporphyrinogen decarboxylase, whose protein sequence is MFAVATINDSFIRAAKGEGGRVKPVWYMRQAGRSQPEYRALKEKYSLFEITHDPELCAYVTRLPVEQYGNDAAILYKDIMTPIPALGVDVEIKAGVGPVIEQPVRTMDDVERLHQLEPEAHVDYVLETIRLLRTQLQVPLITFAGAPFTLASYMVEGGPSKNYEQTKTMMYGNPKTWTLLMDKLADMTITYTKAQIAAGAQAIQIFDSWVGALSAPDYRFFVKPAMEKIFTALRPEGVPLIMFGVGARHLLAEWDELPLDVIGLDWRTSVTEARDLGITKALQGNLDPAILHAPWEVIEKRAKQILDETKDDPAFIFNLGHGVTPSVQPETLKRLTSFIHEYSAGQ, encoded by the coding sequence ATGTTCGCGGTGGCTACAATTAACGATTCATTCATTCGGGCAGCAAAAGGGGAGGGAGGTCGCGTAAAACCTGTATGGTATATGAGACAGGCAGGTCGCTCGCAACCGGAATACCGGGCGTTAAAAGAGAAATATTCGCTTTTTGAAATTACCCATGATCCCGAGCTATGCGCGTACGTCACGAGGTTGCCTGTTGAACAATACGGAAACGATGCTGCGATTCTTTATAAAGACATCATGACGCCAATTCCGGCACTTGGGGTTGATGTAGAGATTAAAGCAGGCGTCGGTCCCGTGATTGAACAACCGGTCCGTACGATGGACGATGTAGAACGGTTGCATCAGCTGGAGCCTGAAGCGCATGTGGATTATGTGCTTGAAACCATCCGTTTATTACGGACACAATTGCAAGTTCCGTTAATTACATTCGCAGGCGCTCCGTTTACGTTGGCCAGTTATATGGTCGAGGGGGGGCCTTCGAAAAATTACGAGCAAACAAAAACCATGATGTATGGAAATCCAAAGACATGGACATTGCTGATGGATAAACTGGCAGATATGACGATTACTTATACGAAAGCCCAAATAGCGGCGGGCGCACAAGCGATTCAAATTTTTGATTCCTGGGTTGGCGCATTGAGTGCTCCCGACTATCGTTTTTTTGTTAAGCCGGCGATGGAAAAAATATTTACTGCTCTCCGCCCGGAAGGCGTACCTCTTATTATGTTCGGGGTAGGCGCGAGGCACTTATTGGCCGAATGGGATGAGCTCCCGCTTGATGTCATCGGGCTTGACTGGCGAACGTCGGTGACGGAAGCCCGTGATCTGGGAATTACGAAAGCATTGCAAGGAAACCTTGATCCGGCTATTTTACACGCACCTTGGGAAGTGATTGAAAAGCGGGCGAAGCAAATTCTCGACGAAACGAAAGATGACCCGGCCTTTATCTTTAACCTTGGTCACGGGGTTACTCCGAGTGTTCAACCGGAAACCCTGAAACGATTAACATCTTTTATACACGAATATTCAGCAGGACAGTAG
- the hemH gene encoding ferrochelatase yields MAKKKVGLLVMAYGTPRSLDEVEAYYTDIRHGRPPTQEALDDLIDRYKAIGGISPLARITDEQMQALEEALNEQSADKTFKAYLGLKHIDPFIEDAVTQMKEDGIEEAVSIVLAPHYSTFSVKSYNGRALEKAEEIGGPTIHSVDSWYKEPKFLQFWSEQLKQVYQRVNRENAVVIFSAHSLPEKILTDNDPYVDQLKETSRLIAEAAGVKNYEIGWQSEGNTADKWLGPDVQDLTRTLYEKHGYDTFIYCPVGFVADHLEVLYDNDIECKIVTDDLGVNYERPPMPNTDPMFIGGLKDAIIKRLELDEA; encoded by the coding sequence ATGGCAAAGAAAAAAGTTGGATTATTAGTGATGGCGTATGGAACACCAAGAAGCCTTGATGAAGTAGAAGCATACTATACGGACATTCGTCACGGCCGGCCTCCCACTCAAGAAGCGCTAGACGATCTCATCGATCGATACAAGGCAATTGGCGGCATTTCACCCCTCGCGCGCATTACGGATGAACAAATGCAAGCATTGGAGGAAGCGCTAAACGAACAATCAGCCGACAAAACGTTCAAAGCTTATCTCGGTCTCAAACATATCGACCCTTTTATTGAGGATGCGGTGACCCAAATGAAAGAAGACGGCATCGAAGAAGCGGTTTCGATCGTTTTGGCTCCCCATTACTCAACGTTCAGTGTTAAATCCTATAACGGGCGTGCACTCGAGAAGGCCGAAGAGATCGGCGGTCCGACGATCCATTCCGTTGACAGCTGGTATAAGGAGCCGAAGTTTTTACAGTTTTGGAGTGAGCAACTGAAACAGGTGTATCAGCGTGTCAATCGGGAAAACGCCGTCGTCATTTTTTCGGCACACAGCTTACCGGAAAAAATTCTCACCGACAATGATCCTTACGTCGATCAACTGAAAGAAACGTCGCGTTTAATTGCAGAGGCTGCAGGCGTGAAAAATTATGAAATTGGTTGGCAGAGCGAAGGGAATACCGCCGACAAGTGGCTCGGGCCCGACGTTCAGGATTTAACGCGCACGCTTTATGAGAAGCACGGCTATGACACGTTTATTTATTGTCCCGTGGGATTTGTGGCTGATCATTTGGAAGTGCTGTATGATAACGACATCGAGTGTAAAATCGTTACCGATGACCTCGGTGTAAACTACGAACGCCCCCCGATGCCGAATACGGATCCTATGTTTATCGGAGGCTTAAAGGACGCCATCATTAAACGCTTAGAGCTGGATGAAGCATGA
- the hemG gene encoding protoporphyrinogen oxidase, which translates to MKIAIIGGGITGLSALHEIEKQRAESGRQVEVNLYEKGAALGGKISTLHRDGFTIERGPDSFITRKPEMLSLVEELGLSDRLVKNHTGQAYIASNGEFHPIPEGSVMGIPTRAVPFLRSPLLTKKGKMRAAADLWLPAKKEKDTDESLGLFFRRRFGDELVDRLLEPLLSGLYAGELNELSLEATFPQFRQMGVKHRSLIQASRSMAKKRQQSTGTGQKTGLFRTVKGGLSVIVDEMEKAASKGTIHREKQLQEIIPGEEKGYTLYFADGTKTEADEVILTVPHQAVADVLPSLSVGAEMKSLPGASVATVAIAFPALSLREPVNGTGFLIPKGEGDNGVLKAVTLVHHKWPHLVPDGNVLLRCFVGRPGNDAIVRDPDETVIAQTLNELRKFLDIQGEPLFADVTRWKSAMPKYTVGHQSRVDTWESALADEYPGVHIAGTFYRGVGLPDCVRQGRDVASHVLSHSTSSF; encoded by the coding sequence ATGAAAATCGCGATCATCGGCGGAGGGATCACAGGGCTTTCCGCTTTGCACGAAATAGAAAAACAACGGGCAGAAAGCGGAAGGCAAGTAGAAGTAAACCTTTATGAAAAGGGGGCTGCGCTCGGCGGTAAAATCAGCACGTTGCACCGTGATGGATTTACGATTGAGCGTGGTCCCGATTCTTTTATCACTCGTAAACCGGAAATGCTCTCCCTTGTCGAAGAATTGGGCTTAAGTGACCGGCTCGTTAAAAATCATACCGGACAAGCATACATCGCGAGTAACGGAGAATTTCATCCCATTCCCGAAGGATCTGTCATGGGCATCCCTACGAGGGCCGTCCCTTTCCTCCGTTCCCCATTACTGACAAAAAAGGGGAAAATGCGTGCAGCTGCTGATTTATGGTTGCCCGCAAAAAAAGAAAAGGATACAGATGAATCGCTCGGTCTTTTTTTTCGGAGACGATTCGGAGATGAGTTGGTCGACCGTTTGTTGGAGCCTTTGCTATCCGGATTGTACGCGGGTGAACTTAATGAGTTGAGTTTGGAAGCGACGTTCCCCCAATTTCGGCAGATGGGGGTCAAACACCGAAGTCTTATTCAAGCCTCCCGTTCCATGGCGAAGAAGCGACAGCAGTCGACAGGAACCGGTCAAAAAACCGGACTATTCCGCACCGTGAAGGGCGGGTTATCTGTCATTGTCGATGAGATGGAGAAAGCAGCGTCTAAAGGAACGATTCACAGAGAAAAACAATTACAGGAAATCATTCCGGGGGAAGAAAAAGGTTACACCCTCTATTTTGCGGACGGCACAAAAACAGAAGCAGATGAGGTAATCCTCACTGTCCCGCATCAAGCGGTAGCCGACGTATTGCCGTCGCTATCCGTGGGTGCAGAGATGAAATCCTTGCCCGGTGCATCAGTTGCCACCGTAGCGATTGCTTTCCCTGCTTTGTCCCTTCGGGAGCCGGTGAATGGAACCGGATTTCTCATTCCTAAAGGCGAAGGGGACAACGGCGTTCTAAAAGCGGTGACGCTTGTGCATCATAAATGGCCGCATTTAGTTCCAGATGGAAATGTCCTTCTGCGTTGCTTCGTCGGGCGCCCGGGGAACGACGCGATCGTTCGTGATCCGGATGAAACCGTCATTGCGCAAACATTAAACGAGCTGCGAAAATTTCTGGACATACAGGGGGAGCCGTTATTTGCAGATGTTACCCGCTGGAAAAGTGCCATGCCTAAATATACGGTCGGTCACCAATCGAGGGTCGACACTTGGGAATCAGCGCTTGCTGATGAATACCCGGGTGTGCACATAGCCGGAACGTTTTACCGAGGGGTCGGATTGCCGGATTGTGTGCGCCAAGGCCGGGATGTCGCCAGTCACGTATTATCCCATTCGACCTCTAGTTTCTAA
- the ltrA gene encoding group II intron reverse transcriptase/maturase: protein MKGRVWYSLYDKVFAKANLRDAFVQVKKNGGAPGVDKVTIGDYEAELEDNLEVLQQKLKDKRYRPKPVRRKMITKEDGKKKRPLGIPTVEDRVVQAAIRNILEPIFEEDFLPCSYGFRPTISAHMALDQVSEYLRQGYAYVIDADLQSYFDTIPHDRLEAQIRKRVTDGSVIQLIQQILRAGVMEGDLYEDTPLGAPQGGVLSPLISNIYLNQLDELMKERGHRIVRFADDFVILCRSQKGAERVMRSVTRYLENDLGLALHPTKTKVVDVKQEPFTFLGFEFYKHIRRIDPKKEAKFKKKVKEITRRNQTVDLETLIHNRLNPYLRGWANYFGHGHVKGKFRKWDAWVRRRLRMIQLRSWRYVKNLHRVLRNKGWKEDELRGIRMFAWRSSKSPMVHVALDNDYFQRLNLVSLTSVYQKLISKRDKWEEPHA from the coding sequence ATGAAAGGACGCGTGTGGTACAGCTTGTACGACAAAGTGTTCGCTAAGGCTAATCTACGAGACGCTTTCGTTCAAGTAAAGAAGAACGGAGGAGCTCCCGGCGTAGACAAGGTGACAATTGGCGACTATGAGGCAGAACTGGAGGACAATCTAGAAGTGCTCCAGCAAAAGCTGAAAGACAAACGTTATCGCCCCAAACCTGTCCGCCGAAAGATGATTACGAAAGAGGATGGAAAGAAGAAGCGTCCGCTCGGTATCCCCACGGTGGAAGATCGAGTGGTCCAAGCGGCGATCCGAAACATCCTTGAACCGATCTTTGAAGAAGATTTCCTTCCGTGCAGTTATGGATTTCGCCCGACTATCAGTGCCCACATGGCGCTGGACCAAGTGAGTGAATATCTTCGACAGGGATACGCGTATGTGATCGATGCGGACTTGCAAAGCTACTTTGACACGATTCCGCATGACCGATTGGAAGCTCAAATCCGTAAACGGGTGACAGATGGTTCTGTGATTCAACTCATCCAGCAAATCTTGAGGGCAGGTGTCATGGAAGGGGATTTGTATGAAGACACGCCTTTGGGTGCTCCGCAAGGCGGCGTCTTGAGTCCATTAATTTCCAATATTTACCTTAACCAATTGGATGAGCTGATGAAGGAACGCGGGCATCGTATTGTTCGGTTTGCGGATGATTTCGTCATTTTGTGCCGAAGCCAAAAAGGAGCGGAACGAGTGATGAGAAGCGTTACCCGCTACCTTGAGAATGACTTGGGTCTGGCGTTGCATCCGACGAAAACGAAGGTCGTTGATGTCAAGCAAGAACCGTTTACATTTCTTGGTTTTGAGTTCTACAAGCATATTCGAAGAATTGACCCAAAGAAGGAAGCGAAGTTTAAGAAGAAAGTCAAGGAAATCACAAGACGGAATCAAACCGTTGATCTTGAAACACTCATTCACAACCGATTGAACCCCTATCTTCGGGGATGGGCGAATTACTTTGGACATGGGCATGTGAAAGGGAAATTTCGAAAATGGGATGCGTGGGTTCGCCGTCGATTGCGCATGATACAGCTACGGAGTTGGCGCTATGTCAAAAACCTCCATCGTGTATTAAGAAACAAGGGATGGAAGGAAGATGAACTGAGAGGGATTCGCATGTTCGCTTGGCGAAGTTCCAAGAGTCCGATGGTTCATGTCGCTCTCGATAATGATTACTTCCAGCGATTAAACCTTGTTAGCTTAACATCTGTCTATCAGAAACTTATCTCTAAACGGGATAAATGGGAGGAGCCACATGCGTAG
- the obgE gene encoding GTPase ObgE has protein sequence MFTDYVNLFIKSGDGGNGMVAFRREKYVPDGGPAGGDGGKGGDVIFRVDEGLRTLMDFRYQHHFKAKRGENGRSKSQHGKSAEPLIVDVPPGTMIKDKNTGNLVVDLVAHKEEYLVAKGGRGGRGNKRFATPANPAPEHAENGEPGVELEITLELKLLADVGVIGFPSVGKSTFLSVVTAAKPKIADYPFTTLHPNLGVVAVEDGRSFVMADLPGIIEGAHEGVGLGHRFLRHIERTRVLVHMLDVSGMSGRDPYEDYLTLNRELQQYNKALTERPQIVVANKTDMPGSEETLQKLEEQMDVQIIRISTLTKEGLDALVREIADRLDEAPDPELEQEEDSRVLYRYQPEQSFVITRDDDGTFVLSGDPLERRVQMLDLNRPESARRFSRTLRKMGVDEALRARGAKDGDTVRLLGIEFEFMDE, from the coding sequence ATGTTTACCGATTACGTTAACCTATTTATAAAATCAGGCGATGGAGGCAATGGCATGGTCGCCTTTCGCCGAGAAAAATATGTGCCTGACGGAGGACCGGCCGGAGGCGATGGAGGAAAGGGCGGAGACGTTATTTTCCGTGTGGACGAAGGCTTGCGGACGTTGATGGATTTTCGCTATCAACATCACTTTAAGGCCAAACGTGGAGAAAACGGCCGCTCGAAAAGTCAACACGGCAAAAGCGCAGAACCATTGATCGTTGACGTGCCACCGGGAACGATGATCAAGGATAAAAATACCGGGAACTTGGTTGTCGATTTAGTTGCACACAAAGAGGAATATCTCGTTGCGAAGGGCGGTCGGGGCGGACGTGGAAATAAACGGTTTGCCACCCCGGCGAATCCGGCGCCGGAGCATGCGGAGAATGGTGAGCCGGGTGTCGAACTGGAGATCACTTTGGAACTGAAGTTGCTTGCGGATGTCGGTGTCATCGGATTTCCGAGCGTAGGGAAATCCACGTTCTTATCCGTCGTCACCGCTGCAAAGCCGAAAATTGCCGATTACCCGTTTACAACCTTACACCCGAATCTAGGTGTAGTTGCGGTTGAAGATGGCCGGAGTTTTGTAATGGCGGATCTTCCGGGAATTATTGAAGGTGCCCATGAGGGCGTCGGATTGGGACATCGCTTTCTCCGTCACATTGAGCGCACGCGGGTTCTCGTGCATATGCTTGATGTATCGGGAATGAGCGGCCGTGACCCATATGAAGATTATCTAACGCTAAATCGTGAATTGCAGCAATATAACAAAGCCTTGACCGAACGTCCGCAAATCGTTGTTGCCAACAAGACGGATATGCCGGGTAGCGAAGAAACCCTCCAAAAATTGGAGGAGCAAATGGACGTTCAAATCATCCGTATTTCCACGCTGACAAAAGAAGGATTGGATGCATTAGTCAGGGAAATCGCCGATCGGTTGGATGAAGCCCCCGATCCTGAGCTGGAACAGGAAGAAGACTCGCGCGTGCTCTATCGTTATCAACCGGAGCAATCATTTGTGATCACACGTGATGATGATGGAACTTTTGTTTTATCCGGCGATCCGTTGGAACGGCGGGTGCAAATGCTTGATCTTAATCGTCCGGAATCGGCGCGCAGGTTTTCACGCACATTACGGAAAATGGGTGTGGATGAAGCTTTGCGAGCGCGTGGCGCAAAAGACGGGGATACTGTCCGCTTACTGGGCATAGAATTTGAATTCATGGATGAGTAG